The Candidatus Rokuibacteriota bacterium genome includes a window with the following:
- a CDS encoding SCO family protein yields the protein MLEKLEVYGQVPDFSLIERGGRRITLANLRGKVWIVNFFYTECTDTCPLQSANMARLQADLSAEADVKLVSISVDPEHDTPEVLSEYAARFRADPERWLFLTGLRDAIYRLAIEGFRLGVVDQGEKAQRAPGGERAGLGPAQAWAHPVPNPERKPIIHSSRFVLVDRQAQIRGYYHGTDWESLERLRQNVRVLVQEKPKER from the coding sequence GTGCTCGAGAAACTGGAGGTCTATGGCCAGGTTCCCGACTTCTCCCTGATCGAGCGGGGTGGCAGGCGCATCACGCTGGCGAATCTCCGGGGAAAGGTCTGGATCGTCAACTTCTTCTATACCGAGTGCACGGACACCTGCCCGCTCCAGAGCGCTAACATGGCGCGGCTTCAGGCCGACCTCTCGGCGGAAGCCGACGTGAAGCTGGTCTCGATCAGCGTCGATCCTGAGCACGACACCCCGGAGGTGCTCTCGGAATACGCCGCCCGCTTCCGCGCTGATCCTGAGCGTTGGCTCTTCCTGACCGGTCTCAGGGATGCGATCTACCGGCTCGCCATTGAGGGATTCCGGCTCGGAGTCGTCGATCAGGGTGAAAAGGCTCAGCGTGCGCCGGGCGGAGAGCGAGCAGGGCTCGGGCCGGCTCAAGCTTGGGCTCACCCGGTCCCAAACCCGGAGCGGAAGCCGATCATCCACAGCTCCCGCTTCGTGCTGGTAGACCGGCAGGCGCAGATCCGGGGCTACTACCACGGTACCGATTGGGAGTCGCTTGAGCGCCTCCGTCAGAACGTGAGGGTCCTGGTGCAGGAGAAGCCAAAGGAGCGATAG
- a CDS encoding TlpA family protein disulfide reductase encodes MREAPAKAAIDREFRSQGLEVIGVNLGEDRETVRKFAGETGIQFLLLLDRDGQIPRLFGLWAHPNTVLIDRAGRVIGLVRGERDWQSEAARRLVQQLLEKDR; translated from the coding sequence CTGCGGGAGGCTCCCGCAAAGGCTGCGATCGATCGGGAGTTCAGGAGCCAGGGGCTTGAAGTGATCGGGGTGAACCTCGGTGAGGATCGTGAGACAGTCCGGAAATTTGCCGGGGAGACCGGCATCCAGTTCCTGCTCCTTCTGGACCGGGATGGCCAGATCCCCCGGCTCTTCGGCCTCTGGGCTCACCCGAACACCGTCCTCATCGACCGCGCCGGACGGGTCATCGGGCTCGTGCGCGGAGAACGGGACTGGCAGAGCGAGGCGGCCCGCCGCCTCGTCCAGCAGCTCCTAGAGAAGGATCGGTAG